In the genome of Chryseobacterium sp. 52, the window CTGAAACCTACATTGGTTTGGTTGATAAACTTAGGAACTTTCGTCACTACGTTGATCACTCCACCGGCAGAACCAAGTCCGTCACCGATCCCTTGTGTTACTGCTGCAGATCCTTTAATAACCTGAATACTTTCAACACCCTGCATATCCGTAAGCATAGCTCCTGTACGGAAATCCGAGTCCATCTGAACACCGTTCTTCAAAACCGGCACTCCACGATATCCTCTGATAGACATACTTTCTCTTGTACCTCCATAGCTTCCGAACTGGGTAACTCCCGGGATATTTTTAGCAACATCTGTTACGGTTAAACCTCCTAAATCTTCAATTACTTTATAGGAAATCACTGAAATACTCTGGATCTGGTCTCTGGTTTTCAAAGGAAGCCTTGTAATTGCTTCCAGGCCTACAGGCTGTTTCTTTTTTTCACCAAATAATTCTACTTCATCAATCTCTTTTGATTTTTTAATAGAATCATTCACTTGCTGTGCGTTTACAAAAACCCCACCCAATACAAGCAGAGAAAAGGATACTACTTTATTCATCTAATAACTTTTTTGCAAAATTATTATTTTTATTCATTCTAAATAAATAAAATCAAATGAGATATGTCACTTTAAAAATAAAAAATCCCTCTTTAGTAAGAAGGATAAAAATCTATGATTCGTATTTAATATAAAGGATATCTTAGGGCTTTATCAATTTCGATAGGATTGTTTTCCCGAAGCATTGCTTTCCTTCGTTCATCAGACATTCCTTTAAGCTGATCTATACTTTTTATCTGGACTCCGAGCACGTAAAATGTATTTTCAGGATTGGTATTGGACTTAAATGATTCAGCAATATCCTGTAAGGGATCATTGTAAAGTTCTAATTGTTTCTTAGCTATGATTTTCTCTGTAACAGGAATTGGTTTTCGGCCAAGAAAACTTTCAAGAAACTTCGCTTCATAGGTTTTAGGAAGCTTCATACTTTTTGAGAGTTTAAAAATATAGTTCTTCTTGTCATCTTCAATCTCGAAAATCAGCCCGGGAAGTCCCCGAAATTTATAAGGACCTTCGCTCAGAGCCACATCTTTGGAAAACCAAGCAATCCAATTTCTTCCTCCGAAAGTTGTTGTTGCTTTTTGTAATTTATACTGACCGTCAACTTTTGTATCATTTAGAAGTTTCCACGTCATTTTATCTGTAGACTTCAGAGAGAAAAAATAGTTTATCAAAATCAATGACGTATTTTCAAAAGAGTTCTTTTTTCTGATAATCGCCGGAAGATGATCGTCCCATCTTGTTCTGTTTTGCCCCCGAATAATATTTAAAGAATCCGTTTCGGCATAAGAGTAAGGATAAAATTTGACATCATCAGGATTGATATCCAAAATCATATTTTCTTTAGCAAATTCTTTTGCCAGTGAATCTGATTTATA includes:
- a CDS encoding GLPGLI family protein, with translation MNKLILLLFPLLLSAQTHRFIYQFQYKSDSLAKEFAKENMILDINPDDVKFYPYSYAETDSLNIIRGQNRTRWDDHLPAIIRKKNSFENTSLILINYFFSLKSTDKMTWKLLNDTKVDGQYKLQKATTTFGGRNWIAWFSKDVALSEGPYKFRGLPGLIFEIEDDKKNYIFKLSKSMKLPKTYEAKFLESFLGRKPIPVTEKIIAKKQLELYNDPLQDIAESFKSNTNPENTFYVLGVQIKSIDQLKGMSDERRKAMLRENNPIEIDKALRYPLY